The DNA window AAATTTCGTGCAGAGTAAAATGGATCGGTAACTTAATACATTTTGACTGTCGTACAAACTATAAGGAGTGAAAATGTATAACCCAGAATCTCTGGAAAAATTTCCAGTTCATGATATTTTATCTTCTTACTGATTGTTTTGATCTAAATTAAAAAAATTTATTTATATAGTGAAACTAATGATTAGTTATCGGGTTCTAAGTTGAAACTATTTAAATCAGTATAAAAACTATATAAATAGTACAACAAAAAATACTTTTATATATCTTGAAGGATTAATTTAAGTTTTATAGAATAATATACTATAAACATATTAACTCAATTCTGATTATATTAAATACATCTGGAGGAATGTAATGACAACTGTAGAAATTAAAGTTGAAAACATAGTGGCATCAGCCGCCCTTGGAAAGTCTTTAGACCTTCCCCAAGTCGCTCCTGCCCTGGAAGGTGTTGAGTACAACTCAGAACAATTTCCAGGATTGGTTTACAAATTAAAAGAACCAAAAACAGCAGCACTAATATTTGGATCGGGTAAACTTGTTTGTACCGGCGCTAAATCTATAGAAGATTCAAAAAAAGCAATTCACATAGCCGTTGACAAAATGAGAGCCTTAGATACAGAAATCCCCCATGAATTTGAAATTAAAATCCAAAATATCGTTGCATCTGCAAACCTGGGCAAAACATTAAACCTAGAATCAGTAGCATTAGACCTCGAGAACACAGAATATGAACCTGAACAGTTCCCAGGATTGGTTTACAGACTAGATGACCCAAAAGTTGTTTTACTATTATTCGGCTCTGGGAAAGTAGTTTGTACCGGTGCAAAAAGCTTCGAAGATGCTCAGCTTGGAGTTGAAAAAACTAAAGAACGACTAGCTGAATTGGATTTGATATAATTTTATTTATTTATTTATTTGATGTAAATCGGTGATCTTTTGATTAAACTCATAGCATTTGATCTTGATAACGTTCTTATTGATGGAGAAGCAATTGATGAAATTGGAAAATTGATGGGCGTTGAATCAAAAATATCTGAGATAACTAAAAAAGCAATGGAAGGCGATCTAGATTTTGAAACTTCCCTCAACAAGAGGGTGGCACTGTTAAAAGGTGCCTCGGTGGAAGATATCAGGGAAGTCGTTTTTAAGATGCCCTTTATGGAGGGAGCTGAAGAAACTATTGCAGAACTTAAAAAGAGAGGATATAAAATTGCAACCATAACCGGTAGTTTTGAAATCGTCGCAGAAAGGATGAAGGATACTTTAGGTTTGGATTATGCATTTTCTAATATTCTCCATGAAGAAGAGGGAAAATTAACAGGACAAGTAAGCGGTCCCCTCGTTAAAGGTTCGAAGGCCGAAGTCCTGAAGGAGATTATGGAAATGGAAAATATAATAGCAGAAGAAACTGCAGCTGTAGGAGACGGAGCAAACGATGTGTCAATGCTTGAAGAAGCAGGTTTAGGAATAGCATTTAATGCAAAACCAGTTTTGAAAGAAAAAGCTGATGTAATTGTTGAAAAAAGAGATTTGAAAGAACTTTTAGAAATTTTCCCAGATGAAAATTCTGAACTAACTGCCAAATCAGCAGATGAAGAGCCATCAGAAGAAGAAAAACCTTCCGAAGAAGAAGCAGCATCTGAACCAGAAGAAACCACAGAAACAGTTGAAGAAGAAACAACTGAACCAGAAGAAACCACAGAAACAGTTGAAGAAGAAACAACTGAACCAGAAGAAACCACAGAAACAGTTGAAGAAAAAGAAGCTGAACCAGAAGAAAGTTCTGAAAAGGAACCAGCAAAAGATGAAGAATCCTCTAAAGATAATAAAGATGATAAAGAGGATGATAAGGATGATAAGGAAAAGTCAGAAAAACCATCTCCAGATGTAAAAGCTGAACCTAATCCTGATGCTGGAAAAAGTTTCGGGGAACTTCTTTCAAACAAAAAAGAACTCGAAAAACAGCTTAAAGTACTGACTAAAGAACGTGACGATCTGAATGAGAACGCTCGTGAATTTAAAAAGACTAGGGACGAATTAAACGCTAGTATTAAGGAAAATCTCGACAAAGCTCTCAAGTACCGTGATGAACGTGACCAGATCAACAAGGAAGTTCGCAAGTACAAAAAATTAAGGGACGAAACTAATCAAGAACTTAAAAAGATGGAATATGCCTCTGGAAGAAGGGACATTCTCAAGATTCAAAATGAGATCGACAAGATCGAAAAAACCATCGAAACCAAGGTTCTTGACATGAGAAAGGAAAATGAACTGGTTAAAAAGGTTCAGGATCTAAGCAAAACCCTGTCTGAAATGAAGGAAGATGAAAAGGTTCAGACCGAAGCAACTGCGCTTAAAGAAGTATCAGAAGCACATCATGCTAAGGTTGTTGAATTTTCAGACAAGGCACAGGAAACTCACGAAAAGATGCTCGAGTACTTCAAAAACATAGACGAAGTAAGAGCAAAAGCAGATACTGCTCATAACACGTTTATAGAAACTCGTGAAAAAGCTTCTGCAAAACACGAAGAAGTTAAAGCCGTTCTAAACGAAATTAGGAAGAAAAATAAGGGTCTTGACAAGGTCAAAGCCAAAGAACGGAACATCGAAAGTGAAAAGAGTAAGAAGAAAAACATGGCTGAGAAAGAAGTTGCTAAAGACATCTTCGAGAAGTTCAAAGAGGGTAAAAAACTCTCTACAGAAGAACTCAGACTCCTCCAGAAGCATAACATTGTTTGATCATACTGATCAAACATTTTTCTAATCTTTTCTAATTTTTGAGTTTTAACTAAATCTCTATTTTTTTAATCTGTTTTTTTATTTTTCGCATATTAAATTTCTACATTGTTTCCCAATTAACCAATTTTAGATCTACCCTGTTTTTTATGGTCATTAAAAATTTCTGATAATATCTTCAGATCAATTTGGAACGATTGTTAAAGGTTAGTTCTAAAAAAAAAATTTATTGATAACAATTTTTTTTGATGGAATAATTCATACAAAAAAAAGTTGGAAAATCCAGAAAACAAGTAAAGTAAGTGGGAAAATGTGAGGGTTTTAGGTGTTGACCTGAGATATTCCCTCATCCTTTTCAACCTTGATTATGTTGTCTGCAGCATCTTCCAAATCACTGTCGTGGGTGACAATGATCATCTGTGGAATGATTGACATTCTTTTAAGTAGGTCTATGAGTTCCTGGCGTCT is part of the Methanobacterium lacus genome and encodes:
- a CDS encoding TATA-box-binding protein: MTTVEIKVENIVASAALGKSLDLPQVAPALEGVEYNSEQFPGLVYKLKEPKTAALIFGSGKLVCTGAKSIEDSKKAIHIAVDKMRALDTEIPHEFEIKIQNIVASANLGKTLNLESVALDLENTEYEPEQFPGLVYRLDDPKVVLLLFGSGKVVCTGAKSFEDAQLGVEKTKERLAELDLI
- the serB gene encoding phosphoserine phosphatase SerB, translated to MIKLIAFDLDNVLIDGEAIDEIGKLMGVESKISEITKKAMEGDLDFETSLNKRVALLKGASVEDIREVVFKMPFMEGAEETIAELKKRGYKIATITGSFEIVAERMKDTLGLDYAFSNILHEEEGKLTGQVSGPLVKGSKAEVLKEIMEMENIIAEETAAVGDGANDVSMLEEAGLGIAFNAKPVLKEKADVIVEKRDLKELLEIFPDENSELTAKSADEEPSEEEKPSEEEAASEPEETTETVEEETTEPEETTETVEEETTEPEETTETVEEKEAEPEESSEKEPAKDEESSKDNKDDKEDDKDDKEKSEKPSPDVKAEPNPDAGKSFGELLSNKKELEKQLKVLTKERDDLNENAREFKKTRDELNASIKENLDKALKYRDERDQINKEVRKYKKLRDETNQELKKMEYASGRRDILKIQNEIDKIEKTIETKVLDMRKENELVKKVQDLSKTLSEMKEDEKVQTEATALKEVSEAHHAKVVEFSDKAQETHEKMLEYFKNIDEVRAKADTAHNTFIETREKASAKHEEVKAVLNEIRKKNKGLDKVKAKERNIESEKSKKKNMAEKEVAKDIFEKFKEGKKLSTEELRLLQKHNIV